In a single window of the Chondrocystis sp. NIES-4102 genome:
- a CDS encoding putative transcriptional activator, Baf family protein, which yields MTLLNNWFGVMIGNSRLHWAWFKDDTVVETWDTPHLSSLVEPEQLPEAFLAQSYIRQGLTPIPVYLASVVPGQSKLWQNYQQLYLISLQDIQLKNIYPTLGLDRALAVWGAVATYKRACLVIDGGTALTFTGVDELEQLQGGAILPGLNSQLLTLDQKGAQLPTINLPKTLPPRWGLNTQDAIASGIIYTAIAGIISYIIDWQRQFPNSQIILTGGDAQLLSLYLKLQSPLIARSILVEQNLIFWGIKKIYQNRIVI from the coding sequence ATGACACTTTTAAATAATTGGTTTGGGGTAATGATTGGTAATTCTCGACTACATTGGGCGTGGTTTAAAGATGATACTGTAGTTGAGACTTGGGATACACCACATTTATCATCTCTAGTTGAACCTGAGCAATTGCCAGAGGCTTTTTTAGCTCAAAGTTACATAAGACAAGGTTTAACCCCAATTCCTGTTTATTTGGCTTCTGTTGTCCCAGGGCAAAGTAAATTGTGGCAAAACTATCAGCAATTATATTTAATTAGTTTACAAGATATACAATTAAAAAATATCTATCCTACTTTAGGACTCGATCGCGCTTTGGCGGTTTGGGGCGCAGTTGCAACTTATAAACGGGCTTGTTTAGTAATTGACGGTGGTACTGCTCTAACTTTTACAGGAGTTGACGAGCTTGAGCAATTACAAGGAGGTGCAATTTTACCTGGTTTAAACTCCCAATTACTTACCCTAGATCAAAAAGGCGCGCAATTACCCACAATAAATCTACCCAAGACTTTACCCCCACGTTGGGGACTAAACACTCAAGACGCGATCGCTAGTGGTATTATTTATACGGCGATCGCTGGGATAATTAGTTATATTATTGATTGGCAACGACAATTCCCTAATAGTCAAATAATCTTAACTGGCGGTGATGCTCAATTACTCTCTCTATATTTAAAATTACAATCACCACTTATAGCTAGAAGCATTCTTGTTGAGCAAAATTTGATCTTTTGGGGGATTAAAAAGATTTATCAAAACAGAATTGTTATTTAA
- a CDS encoding sugar (glycoside-pentoside-hexuronide) transporter, which translates to MDNIERERLNFTTKLAYGSGDMGPAITANILIFFLLYFFTNVAGLPAGLSGSILAIGKVGDAINDPIVGIMSDRTRNRWGRRIPWMLFGAIPFGILYFLQWIVPRFSSNLSVNNWCLFVYYVIIGILFNIAYTVVNLPYTALTPDLTQDYNERTNLNSFRFAFSIGGSILSLVLATFIFQAYPDDPRQQYIALGIVTSLLSTIAIFWCSFRIQERGTSPVLNQQAKKVLGFILAAVGTIGVVYGIAQFSSNKSNASLYGVSGILLGIEFIAFGLTLIFAKTEAHLNNSQAIAARNEANNLPITPIKEQLKIAFANKAFLYVIGIYLCSWLAVQLTASILIYFVVSWMGMKESDFPLVAIAVQGTSLLMLFFWQYVSEKLGKKAVYYLGMIIWIMAQAALFLIKPGQITLLYIAAIMAGVGVSVAYLIPWSMIPDVVDSDELETGERREGIFYSFMVLLQKFGLAIALLVVGQALEFSGFIQEIPGKPIPIQPDSALLAIRIAIAPLPTVFLIIGLVLTYFYPITKQVHANIRIRLQARKINQDNQ; encoded by the coding sequence TTGGATAATATAGAGCGAGAAAGGCTTAATTTTACTACCAAACTTGCCTATGGATCTGGAGATATGGGTCCTGCGATTACGGCTAATATTTTAATATTTTTCTTGTTATATTTCTTTACTAATGTGGCTGGTTTACCTGCGGGATTATCAGGAAGCATTTTAGCAATAGGTAAAGTTGGGGATGCGATTAACGATCCAATTGTGGGGATAATGAGCGATCGCACAAGGAATCGTTGGGGAAGGCGTATACCTTGGATGCTGTTTGGGGCGATTCCCTTTGGAATTCTATATTTTCTCCAGTGGATAGTACCGCGATTTAGTAGTAACCTCAGTGTTAATAATTGGTGTTTATTTGTCTATTACGTAATTATTGGAATTCTTTTTAATATTGCTTATACCGTTGTCAATTTACCCTATACAGCCTTAACCCCAGATTTAACTCAAGACTATAACGAAAGAACCAATCTTAATAGTTTCCGCTTTGCCTTTTCCATTGGGGGTAGTATTTTATCTCTAGTTTTGGCAACTTTTATTTTTCAAGCTTACCCCGATGATCCACGACAGCAATATATAGCCTTGGGAATAGTTACCAGTCTGCTTTCAACCATAGCGATCTTTTGGTGTAGCTTCCGTATTCAAGAAAGGGGGACATCGCCAGTTTTAAACCAACAAGCCAAAAAAGTTCTGGGTTTTATTTTAGCTGCGGTAGGCACAATAGGTGTGGTCTATGGCATTGCGCAATTTAGTAGTAATAAATCCAACGCTAGTTTATACGGTGTTTCAGGTATTTTATTGGGTATAGAATTTATTGCTTTTGGGCTTACTCTGATCTTTGCCAAAACCGAAGCACATCTAAATAATTCTCAAGCAATTGCTGCTAGAAATGAAGCAAATAATCTACCGATAACCCCTATTAAAGAACAGCTAAAAATAGCTTTTGCTAATAAAGCCTTCCTGTATGTAATTGGCATATATTTATGTTCTTGGCTTGCAGTTCAACTAACAGCGTCGATTTTAATTTACTTTGTCGTCAGTTGGATGGGGATGAAAGAATCAGACTTTCCCTTAGTGGCGATCGCTGTCCAGGGAACATCTTTACTAATGTTATTTTTCTGGCAATATGTCAGCGAAAAACTTGGTAAAAAAGCCGTTTACTATCTGGGTATGATTATCTGGATTATGGCACAAGCAGCATTATTTTTAATAAAACCAGGTCAAATCACGCTATTATATATTGCTGCAATTATGGCTGGGGTGGGTGTATCGGTTGCTTATCTAATTCCTTGGTCAATGATTCCCGATGTAGTTGATTCTGATGAATTAGAAACAGGCGAAAGAAGAGAAGGAATATTTTATAGCTTTATGGTGTTGTTGCAAAAATTTGGGTTAGCGATCGCTTTACTAGTAGTCGGTCAAGCCTTAGAGTTTTCAGGTTTTATACAAGAAATTCCAGGTAAGCCGATTCCCATACAGCCAGATAGTGCTTTACTAGCAATTAGAATTGCGATCGCTCCTTTACCAACCGTATTTTTAATTATTGGTTTGGTTTTAACCTATTTTTACCCAATTACCAAACAAGTCCACGCCAATATTCGCATTAGACTACAAGCGAGGAAAATCAACCAAGATAATCAATAA
- the ppk1 gene encoding polyphosphate kinase — MTSSKSLDKAINLADPQHYFNRELSWLEFNRRVLAEALDKRTPLLERLKFMAIFSSNLDEFFMVRIAALKQQVSAGVTKLSADGRNPQQQLEAIAKVLTPMIQEQHQHFEKALKKELVKSGIHILNYVDLSQEQRNYINQFFEAHIFPVLTPLAVDPSHPFPYISNLSLNLAVGLKDPTLDDELFARVKIPNVLDRFVTLPEGLRQRHKGQTSVWTGVPIEQVVTHNLEYLFPGMNILESYVFRVTRNADLSVEEDEADDLLLAIEKELQKRRIGGSSVRLEIEASVPPDLRSTIIEELDLEENDVYDIDGLLSLGSLMSFMSLPLPELKDKPWHSVLPSRLRQLQAQVEEEDKSSEGQNFFDVIRQGDILVHHPYHSFSNTVLRFVTEAAYDPHVLAIKMTLYRTSGDSPILKALIAAAQNNKQVVVLVELKARFDEENNIIWAKKLEKSGVHVVYGVAGLKTHTKITLVVRQEHEKIRRYVHIGTGNYNPKTAKIYTDLGLLSCREELGADLTDLFNYLTGYSRQKSYHKLLVSPVSLRERMIEMINREAENCRQGKTGRIIAKMNSLVDQQVIQALYQASQAGVEIDLIIRGICCLRPGLPDISEKIRVVSIIGRFLEHARIFYFHNDGKEEIYIGSADWMTRNLSRRVEAVTPIESPELFKDLQEILGVMLADNRQAWDLQSDGKFVQRKPPTDAETRSSQDIFMEMALSS; from the coding sequence ATGACTAGTAGTAAATCTCTTGATAAGGCAATCAATCTCGCTGATCCACAACACTATTTCAACCGAGAATTAAGCTGGCTGGAATTTAACCGCCGAGTGTTAGCAGAAGCATTAGATAAAAGAACTCCCTTGCTAGAGCGTCTCAAATTTATGGCAATCTTTAGTTCTAACCTAGATGAATTCTTTATGGTTAGGATCGCAGCCCTCAAGCAACAGGTATCAGCAGGGGTAACTAAGCTATCTGCCGATGGACGCAATCCTCAACAACAATTAGAAGCGATCGCCAAAGTCCTAACACCGATGATTCAAGAGCAGCATCAGCATTTTGAAAAAGCTCTGAAAAAGGAATTGGTAAAATCAGGAATTCATATTCTTAACTATGTAGATCTAAGTCAAGAACAAAGAAATTATATCAATCAATTTTTTGAAGCTCATATCTTTCCTGTACTTACTCCCTTAGCCGTAGATCCTTCCCATCCTTTTCCCTATATTTCTAACCTCAGTCTCAATTTGGCAGTAGGACTTAAAGATCCTACCCTCGATGATGAACTGTTTGCTAGGGTGAAAATTCCCAATGTCCTTGATCGTTTTGTCACCTTACCAGAAGGACTAAGACAACGACACAAAGGTCAGACTAGTGTTTGGACTGGTGTACCCATCGAACAGGTAGTTACCCATAATTTAGAATATTTATTTCCAGGAATGAATATTTTAGAGTCTTATGTTTTCCGCGTTACTCGTAATGCAGACTTGTCGGTGGAAGAAGATGAAGCAGATGATTTATTACTGGCGATCGAAAAAGAACTGCAAAAACGTCGCATTGGCGGATCTTCTGTAAGATTGGAAATTGAAGCCTCTGTCCCCCCAGATTTACGTTCTACTATCATTGAAGAATTGGATTTGGAAGAAAATGACGTTTACGATATCGACGGTTTACTCAGTTTGGGGAGTTTGATGTCTTTTATGAGTTTACCCCTACCTGAATTAAAAGATAAACCTTGGCATTCCGTTTTACCTAGTCGTCTGCGCCAATTACAAGCACAAGTAGAAGAAGAAGATAAAAGTAGTGAGGGGCAAAACTTTTTTGATGTCATTCGTCAAGGAGATATTTTAGTTCATCATCCCTATCATTCCTTTAGCAATACCGTCTTGCGCTTTGTGACTGAAGCTGCTTACGATCCTCATGTCTTGGCAATTAAGATGACTTTGTATCGTACTTCTGGCGACTCTCCTATCCTCAAAGCCCTAATTGCAGCAGCCCAAAATAATAAACAGGTAGTTGTTTTAGTCGAACTCAAGGCTCGTTTTGATGAGGAAAATAATATCATCTGGGCGAAAAAATTAGAAAAATCTGGGGTACACGTGGTTTATGGGGTGGCTGGGTTAAAAACTCACACTAAAATCACTCTCGTAGTACGTCAGGAACACGAAAAAATACGTCGTTATGTACATATTGGCACAGGTAACTATAATCCGAAAACAGCTAAAATATATACCGATTTGGGTCTTTTAAGCTGTCGTGAGGAATTAGGGGCGGATTTAACGGATTTATTCAATTATTTAACAGGTTATTCCCGACAAAAATCCTATCACAAGTTATTAGTTTCCCCTGTAAGTCTGCGTGAACGCATGATTGAAATGATTAATCGTGAGGCAGAAAATTGTCGTCAAGGCAAAACTGGACGCATTATTGCCAAGATGAATTCTTTAGTAGATCAACAAGTAATACAAGCTCTTTACCAAGCTTCCCAAGCAGGAGTTGAAATAGATTTAATAATTAGAGGTATTTGTTGTTTACGTCCTGGATTACCCGATATTAGTGAAAAAATCCGTGTAGTTAGCATTATTGGACGTTTTCTTGAACACGCTCGTATTTTCTACTTTCATAATGACGGTAAGGAGGAAATATATATAGGTAGTGCCGACTGGATGACTCGTAATTTAAGTCGCCGAGTTGAAGCAGTGACACCCATTGAATCTCCCGAATTGTTTAAGGACTTACAGGAGATTTTAGGTGTGATGTTGGCAGATAACCGTCAGGCTTGGGATCTACAATCTGATGGTAAATTTGTTCAGAGAAAACCACCCACAGATGCTGAAACTCGTAGTAGTCAAGATATCTTTATGGAAATGGCATTATCTAGTTAG
- the pyrF gene encoding orotidine 5'-phosphate decarboxylase: MTQLFIDQLIEQIKLKKTPCIVGLDPALDRMPTSWLQAQGINQESSLSDCAAAIYQYNLMILDAIAELVPAVKPQAAYYELYGSAGFLALEKTIMAARDRDLLVVLDVKRGDIASTATAYAQSYLPSQPARNFEADAITIVPYLGKDCLDPFFAEAIKWGKGIFVCVKTSNPGASIIQQQQINDRYLYEIVADLIKPAATNSIGKYGYSGIGAVVGATYPEAAQRLRQQLPNSLFLVPGVGAQGGGEAGIKACFNPDGLGAIVSSSRAIMYPHLYGESESNQTTIRQATLDLISQVAGIVDI, encoded by the coding sequence ATGACTCAACTATTTATCGATCAGTTAATCGAACAAATTAAGCTTAAAAAGACCCCTTGTATAGTGGGGTTAGATCCAGCTTTAGATCGAATGCCTACTAGTTGGCTGCAAGCACAAGGAATAAACCAAGAAAGTAGTTTAAGCGACTGTGCAGCAGCAATTTATCAATATAACTTGATGATCTTAGATGCGATCGCCGAGCTTGTACCTGCGGTTAAACCTCAAGCTGCTTATTACGAATTATATGGATCGGCAGGATTTCTCGCCTTAGAAAAAACCATCATGGCTGCACGCGATCGCGATCTTTTAGTAGTATTAGATGTTAAACGGGGCGATATCGCCTCTACTGCTACCGCCTACGCCCAAAGCTATCTACCGTCGCAACCAGCCCGAAATTTTGAAGCTGATGCCATAACAATTGTTCCCTATTTAGGTAAAGATTGTCTTGATCCTTTTTTCGCAGAAGCCATTAAATGGGGAAAGGGAATTTTCGTCTGTGTGAAAACATCTAATCCTGGGGCTTCCATAATTCAACAACAGCAGATCAATGACCGTTATTTATATGAAATTGTTGCCGATTTAATAAAACCTGCTGCCACTAATAGTATTGGTAAGTATGGATATAGTGGAATTGGGGCGGTAGTTGGTGCTACCTATCCCGAAGCAGCCCAACGCTTACGTCAACAACTACCAAATAGTCTATTTCTTGTTCCTGGAGTCGGGGCGCAGGGAGGCGGTGAGGCTGGCATTAAAGCCTGTTTTAACCCTGATGGCTTAGGGGCGATCGTCAGTAGTTCACGGGCAATTATGTATCCCCATTTGTACGGTGAATCGGAATCTAACCAAACAACCATCAGACAGGCTACTTTAGATTTAATTAGTCAAGTGGCAGGCATTGTGGATATTTAA
- a CDS encoding signal transduction histidine kinase — protein sequence MAQQSSKQLATSNLNREDHQVLWVNSPIPQAVYQLDGIIIDANPAFANLIGCKLIETVGRNIWSIIPLDDIQTQIQRFGSQEDNKLTIERVYIKLNNQLLLVKLSTVKIKLEDNNLFLLTIEIVNSLPTLCFHPDALQLILNDLPLGISWKDSNSVYLGCNQVFADILGLTNPQEIVGKTDHDLAWQKKANWLQECDRTILESEIAQQNIIKAQPQSDTTPKWLKLNSMLLRDASNDILGILVTLEDITARVDLEKQLKQQTQELENLVTQRTQELISSKAEFEKLVLNVPGAIYKFKIATDGTYSFPYISSDCEEICEYTSDQVMKNPELVMSQIHPGDISNFEKVVQRSAQTLNPKHWEGRIINPSGKTKWIQTASKPERQPDGSIIWDGLMSDISDRKRAEQALRESQQLLHLVFDTLPQRVFWKDCNSKYLGCNQLFAQDAGLKSPAEIVGKTDFDLTWRQSAHLYRADDRVILAGGRPKINYEESQIRENRARITLRTSKLPLKDKNGNIIGVFGCYEDISDISRQKQQVENTRFFLEQAIDSIKQPIFIKNTQHQWVLLNNAYCEFLGYPKAEMIGKSERDFFSPQDADIYWAKDELVMLSGNSETDEEPYTNPEGYEQIIVTQKSCFQDLNGDTFLLGMIIDIRPA from the coding sequence ATGGCACAGCAATCATCTAAGCAGTTAGCCACCTCAAATCTAAATCGAGAAGATCATCAAGTCTTGTGGGTAAACTCTCCTATTCCTCAAGCCGTATATCAGTTAGACGGCATAATTATAGATGCTAACCCAGCTTTTGCTAATTTAATTGGTTGCAAGCTCATTGAGACAGTGGGAAGGAACATCTGGTCTATTATTCCACTCGATGATATTCAAACACAAATTCAAAGGTTTGGTTCGCAAGAAGATAACAAGTTAACCATAGAAAGAGTCTATATAAAGCTAAATAATCAACTCTTATTGGTTAAATTATCAACGGTTAAAATAAAACTGGAAGATAATAATTTATTTCTCTTAACTATTGAAATTGTCAATTCCTTACCCACCCTATGTTTTCATCCCGATGCTCTACAATTAATTTTAAATGACCTACCTTTGGGGATTTCATGGAAGGATAGTAATTCTGTATATTTAGGATGTAATCAGGTATTTGCTGATATCTTAGGTTTAACAAATCCTCAAGAAATTGTGGGTAAAACAGATCATGATTTAGCCTGGCAAAAAAAAGCCAATTGGTTACAAGAATGCGATCGCACTATTTTAGAATCAGAAATTGCTCAACAAAATATTATTAAGGCGCAACCACAGTCGGATACCACCCCTAAATGGCTCAAGCTTAATAGTATGCTTTTACGGGATGCTAGTAATGATATTCTGGGTATTTTAGTTACCCTAGAAGATATCACCGCCAGGGTTGATTTAGAAAAGCAACTTAAACAACAAACTCAAGAATTAGAAAATTTGGTGACACAAAGAACTCAGGAATTAATTTCTAGCAAAGCTGAGTTTGAAAAACTAGTACTTAATGTACCAGGGGCTATTTATAAATTTAAAATTGCGACTGATGGAACTTATTCTTTCCCCTACATTAGTTCTGACTGTGAAGAAATATGTGAATATACCTCTGATCAAGTGATGAAAAATCCAGAACTAGTTATGTCTCAAATACATCCTGGTGACATATCTAATTTTGAAAAAGTAGTCCAAAGATCAGCCCAAACCTTGAACCCAAAACATTGGGAAGGTAGGATTATTAACCCTTCAGGTAAAACTAAATGGATACAAACCGCTTCTAAACCCGAAAGACAGCCCGACGGTTCGATTATCTGGGATGGACTGATGAGCGATATTAGCGATCGCAAGCGAGCAGAACAAGCATTAAGGGAATCTCAACAGTTGTTACATCTGGTTTTTGATACTTTGCCTCAAAGAGTCTTTTGGAAAGATTGTAACTCTAAATATTTAGGTTGTAATCAATTATTTGCCCAAGATGCAGGTTTAAAATCCCCAGCAGAAATTGTTGGTAAAACCGACTTTGATCTAACTTGGAGACAATCTGCTCATTTATATCGTGCTGATGATCGGGTTATTTTAGCAGGGGGCAGACCTAAAATTAATTATGAAGAATCGCAAATTCGAGAAAATAGAGCCAGAATTACCCTCAGAACTAGTAAACTGCCTTTGAAGGATAAAAATGGTAATATCATTGGTGTATTTGGCTGTTATGAAGATATTAGTGATATCAGTCGCCAAAAACAACAAGTTGAAAACACTAGATTCTTTTTAGAACAAGCGATCGATAGCATTAAGCAGCCAATCTTTATTAAAAATACTCAACATCAATGGGTACTACTCAATAATGCTTATTGTGAGTTTTTGGGGTATCCTAAAGCGGAAATGATCGGTAAATCCGAACGTGACTTTTTTTCTCCCCAAGATGCAGATATCTACTGGGCAAAAGATGAACTGGTAATGCTCTCAGGTAATAGTGAAACCGACGAAGAACCCTATACAAATCCCGAAGGTTATGAACAAATCATCGTCACTCAAAAATCCTGTTTCCAAGATCTCAATGGTGATACATTCTTACTAGGAATGATTATTGATATCAGACCTGCCTAA
- a CDS encoding phosphoribosyltransferase — protein sequence MTDLYISWSEYHHKIETLAVKIYQSNWQFDHIVCLAKGGLRVGDLLCRLYNKPLAILSTASYGGKDNRDRGKIRFSEHLTSIEPLAGRLLLVDDLVDSGVSLAESINWLQSQYGEITEIRTAVIWYKSTSVKIPDYYAEYLADNPWIHQPFEIYEKTHIAQFASQFYEDLMK from the coding sequence ATGACAGATTTATATATATCTTGGTCAGAATATCATCATAAAATTGAAACCCTAGCTGTCAAGATCTATCAATCTAATTGGCAATTTGATCATATTGTTTGTTTGGCAAAGGGAGGATTAAGAGTTGGTGATCTTCTCTGTCGTTTGTATAATAAACCCCTGGCTATTTTGTCCACTGCTTCCTACGGGGGGAAAGATAATCGCGATCGCGGTAAAATTAGGTTTTCTGAACATCTTACCTCCATTGAACCTTTAGCAGGTCGTCTTCTTCTCGTCGATGATTTGGTTGATTCTGGGGTGAGTTTAGCAGAATCTATTAATTGGCTTCAATCTCAATATGGTGAGATTACAGAAATACGTACTGCCGTTATTTGGTACAAAAGTACATCCGTAAAAATACCTGATTACTATGCTGAGTATTTAGCTGATAATCCTTGGATACACCAGCCTTTTGAAATCTATGAAAAAACTCACATTGCTCAATTTGCTTCCCAGTTTTATGAAGATTTGATGAAGTAG
- a CDS encoding uroporphyrin-III C-methyltransferase encodes MQLGQVYLVGAGIGSQEYLTIKGKQRLSVADIVIYDALIDQSLLDLAPSDSLKICVGKRGGQPSTPQARINQLLVAYCLEGKQVIRLKSGDPLIFGRANEEIAALQQAKCNFELIPGISSALAAPLLAGIPLTDKHLSSCFAVVSGHQPEQLNWSALAKIDTVVILMGGRCLAEIIQNLLVNGRSPCEPIAIIHNCGRPQQQFFWGTLTDIVEKTIKVSLSPAVIIIGKVVKLSKQDFYTAKSAYPLSDQTILVTRALDQASKFTNLLEAKGAKVIEMPALAITPPSSWADLDQAIANIRQFQWLILTSANAVDYFFERLYNLGYDLRILGNIKIAVVGRKTAEVLKQRGLNCDFYPPDYIADSLVANFPENLSGKNILFPRVETGGRELLVAELTKGGAKVVEVAAYQSRCPDAIEPTAWQALQQQQVNIITFASSKTVRNFYQLLKQQLSSDNAIKSLLANVNIASIGPQTSQTCCELLGRIDIEAKEYTLEGLTQAIALE; translated from the coding sequence ATGCAGTTGGGTCAAGTTTATTTAGTTGGTGCGGGTATAGGTAGCCAAGAATACTTAACCATTAAGGGGAAACAAAGATTATCCGTAGCAGATATCGTAATATATGACGCTTTAATAGACCAATCTCTCTTAGATTTAGCCCCATCAGACTCCTTAAAAATCTGCGTAGGTAAGCGAGGAGGACAACCTAGTACCCCCCAAGCAAGAATTAATCAACTATTAGTGGCATACTGTCTTGAGGGAAAACAGGTAATTAGATTAAAAAGTGGCGATCCCTTGATTTTTGGACGTGCGAATGAAGAAATAGCAGCCCTGCAACAAGCAAAATGCAACTTTGAACTAATTCCTGGGATCTCCTCCGCCCTAGCTGCACCTTTACTTGCAGGAATTCCTTTAACCGATAAACATTTAAGTAGTTGTTTTGCAGTAGTCAGTGGACATCAACCAGAACAACTAAATTGGTCAGCTTTAGCTAAAATAGACACTGTGGTAATTTTGATGGGAGGACGTTGTCTTGCCGAAATAATTCAAAATTTACTGGTTAACGGGCGATCGCCTTGTGAACCAATTGCCATAATTCATAACTGTGGACGACCACAACAACAATTTTTTTGGGGTACTTTAACCGATATAGTAGAAAAAACGATTAAAGTATCCCTTTCTCCCGCAGTTATTATTATTGGTAAAGTTGTGAAACTGAGTAAACAAGACTTTTATACAGCCAAATCTGCTTATCCTTTAAGTGATCAGACTATTTTAGTGACTAGGGCTTTAGATCAAGCAAGTAAATTTACTAACTTATTGGAGGCAAAAGGGGCAAAAGTAATTGAGATGCCAGCCTTAGCTATTACACCTCCTTCTAGTTGGGCAGATTTAGATCAAGCGATCGCTAATATAAGGCAATTTCAGTGGTTAATTCTGACTTCAGCCAATGCTGTAGATTACTTTTTTGAGCGTCTGTATAATTTAGGTTATGATCTGCGAATTTTAGGTAACATAAAAATTGCGGTTGTTGGGCGAAAAACTGCCGAAGTTTTAAAACAAAGAGGTCTTAATTGCGATTTTTATCCCCCAGACTATATAGCAGATTCTTTAGTTGCTAATTTTCCCGAAAATTTGAGTGGCAAAAATATTTTATTTCCCCGTGTGGAAACTGGTGGCAGAGAATTGTTAGTAGCCGAATTAACTAAGGGTGGGGCTAAAGTAGTAGAAGTGGCAGCCTATCAATCTCGATGCCCTGACGCAATTGAACCCACCGCCTGGCAAGCTTTACAGCAACAGCAAGTTAACATCATTACCTTTGCCAGTTCTAAAACCGTACGCAACTTTTATCAGTTATTAAAACAGCAATTATCGTCGGATAATGCCATCAAATCTTTGTTAGCTAATGTTAATATAGCTTCCATTGGGCCCCAAACATCCCAAACTTGTTGTGAATTACTAGGTAGAATTGATATAGAAGCAAAAGAATATACTTTAGAAGGTCTAACTCAAGCTATTGCCCTTGAATAA
- the ccmO gene encoding carbon dioxide concentrating mechanism protein CcmO yields MSNLEYRGTPLGRVSKHRQQPKSYVGEHPFKDSALGLVSTKSFPAIVGTADMMLKSSEVTMVGYEKIGSGHCTAVIRGNIADVRLAVEEGAKTAEKFGQLISKLVIPRPMPNLEAIFPIGSHLVELTQKRRGYSRLSNHSIGLLETRGFPAMVGGADAMLKSADVQLASYEKIGDGLCTAIIRGSVANVAIAIEAGMQEAERIGELHAVMVIPRLLEDLEHTLPVASYWLEDEQEPLPIMLPKQVRQKEKELIELPQADAQPMSVPLRRTVEIEEL; encoded by the coding sequence ATGTCTAATTTAGAATATAGAGGCACACCACTAGGCAGAGTCAGCAAGCACCGTCAACAACCAAAAAGCTATGTTGGCGAACATCCTTTCAAAGACAGCGCGCTAGGTTTAGTATCGACTAAAAGTTTTCCTGCAATTGTGGGTACGGCGGACATGATGCTAAAGTCATCGGAAGTAACTATGGTGGGTTACGAAAAGATTGGCAGTGGACATTGTACCGCAGTTATTCGAGGTAATATTGCGGATGTGAGATTAGCAGTAGAAGAAGGGGCAAAAACGGCAGAAAAGTTTGGACAACTAATTTCTAAACTAGTAATACCACGCCCAATGCCAAATTTAGAGGCAATATTTCCTATTGGTAGTCATTTGGTGGAATTAACCCAAAAAAGAAGGGGTTATAGTCGTTTAAGTAATCATTCTATTGGTTTATTAGAGACTAGAGGCTTTCCTGCTATGGTGGGTGGTGCAGATGCCATGTTAAAATCAGCCGATGTTCAATTGGCTTCCTACGAAAAAATTGGGGATGGTTTATGTACAGCAATCATTCGGGGTTCGGTAGCTAATGTTGCGATCGCTATTGAAGCAGGAATGCAGGAAGCAGAACGTATTGGCGAACTACACGCAGTCATGGTTATTCCTCGACTCTTAGAAGACTTAGAACATACCTTACCTGTAGCTAGTTACTGGCTAGAAGATGAACAAGAACCTCTACCTATTATGCTACCTAAACAAGTCAGACAGAAAGAGAAAGAATTGATTGAATTACCTCAAGCTGACGCTCAACCAATGTCTGTACCCCTTAGAAGAACTGTAGAAATAGAAGAATTATAA